A DNA window from Engystomops pustulosus chromosome 6, aEngPut4.maternal, whole genome shotgun sequence contains the following coding sequences:
- the MFAP2 gene encoding microfibrillar-associated protein 2: MRATCLLIFCVQGYLAQQFDISPQYDGPTEAPYYYDYDEQSVVQQPNQHVQTEFHVLSQPDHQQVLDQFEFVPQQQQQTQQEIIPVPTFDTYETEPTEPGPLDCREEQYPCTRLYSVHKPCKQCLNGICLYSLRRMYVINKEICVRTVCAHEELLRADLCRDKFPRCGVVASNGLCQSVGAHCTKSCGGC, translated from the exons ATGCGTGCCACATGTCTCCTCATCTTCTGCGTCCAGG GATATTTAGCTCAACAATTTGACATCAGCCCCCAGTATGACGGCCCCACGG aGGCTCCTTACTACTACGACTATGATG AACAGTCTGTTGTACAGCAACCGAACCAGCATGTCCAGACCGAATTCCATGTCCTGTCCCAACCGGATCATCAGCAGGTCCTGGACCAGTTTGAATTCGtccctcagcagcagcagcaaacgCAGCAAGAGATCATCCCAGTGCCAACATTTG ATACTTATGAGACAGAACCGACAGAACCTGGACCCCTCG ATTGTCGTGAAGAGCAGTATCCCTGCACCCGCCTGTATTCTGTCCACAAACCCTGCAAGCAGTGTCTGAATGGCATCTgtctgtacag CCTCCGGCGCATGTATGTGATCAATAAAGAGATCTGTGTACGCACCGTGTGTGCACATGAGGAGCTCCTGAGAG CTGACCTGTGCAGAGACAAGTTCCCCCGCTGCGGTGTCGTGGCATCCAATGGCCTGTGTCAATCAGTGGGGGCGCACTGCACCAAGAGCTGCGGAGGCTGTTAA